The following are encoded in a window of Thermodesulfobacterium geofontis OPF15 genomic DNA:
- the recR gene encoding recombination mediator RecR, with protein MSGVYPYTFKKLIETISQLPGLGEKSATRISFFLLSKPELCEILGELIKELPYKVKLCKFCRNLSEEEICSICKDEKRNSELLCIVENPVSLSYIEETGVFNGYYFVLHYLLSPKDGIGPKELGLDHMLYLIKLRNIREIIIALSPTLSGEATTSYILEVLKDYPVKVTKIACGIPMGMEIQFVDPLTLKKALFGREILKEK; from the coding sequence ATGTCTGGAGTATATCCTTATACTTTTAAAAAACTTATAGAAACAATTTCACAACTTCCCGGATTAGGAGAAAAAAGTGCTACAAGAATTTCTTTTTTTCTTTTATCTAAACCTGAACTTTGTGAAATCTTAGGAGAGCTTATTAAAGAATTGCCTTATAAAGTTAAGTTATGTAAATTTTGTAGAAATCTATCTGAAGAAGAAATTTGTTCCATTTGTAAAGATGAAAAAAGAAATTCAGAACTTCTTTGTATTGTTGAAAATCCTGTTAGTCTTTCTTATATAGAAGAAACCGGAGTTTTTAATGGATATTATTTTGTTTTGCACTATCTTTTATCCCCTAAGGATGGTATAGGACCAAAAGAACTGGGACTTGATCATATGCTTTATCTTATAAAATTAAGAAATATAAGAGAAATAATCATAGCCCTTTCTCCCACTCTTTCAGGAGAAGCAACCACCTCTTATATTCTTGAAGTCTTAAAAGATTATCCAGTTAAAGTAACTAAAATCGCTTGTGGTATCCCAATGGGGATGGAAATTCAATTTGTAGATCCCTTAACTCTTAAAAAAGCACTTTTTGGGAGAGAAATTTTAAAGGAAAAATGA
- a CDS encoding glycosyltransferase family 9 protein: MKEILFYRRGAFGDTLLTFPIFEALKKKNYYIVAIGNTDYLKIAKELNWVDEIYSDFYKKILERNYELKMIFSKTEGFDPFPSERIWIVDYYFDLLKLEKNFSLVLPIKDFIDSPLKNKVVLHPGSGSPKKIPDFSLFKKIEKFFRSKGFEVIYFVGEADSWIKNFTQNFWECFDPLILAKALKLAKIFIGVDSGVSHLASYLGIKSFIFYGPTDILLWKPIGKNYKIISLNLECSPCFPNVCKEKPCLDPDLLFYKFLKSLNDL, from the coding sequence ATGAAGGAAATTCTTTTTTATAGAAGAGGAGCTTTTGGAGATACCCTTTTAACCTTCCCTATTTTTGAGGCTCTAAAAAAGAAAAATTATTATATTGTAGCTATAGGAAATACCGATTATCTGAAAATAGCCAAAGAATTAAATTGGGTTGATGAAATATATAGCGATTTTTATAAAAAGATTTTAGAGAGAAATTATGAGCTTAAAATGATATTTTCTAAAACCGAAGGCTTTGATCCTTTCCCCTCAGAAAGGATATGGATAGTTGATTACTATTTTGATTTGCTAAAATTAGAAAAAAATTTCTCCTTAGTTCTACCTATAAAAGATTTTATAGATAGCCCTTTAAAAAACAAAGTGGTTTTACATCCAGGAAGTGGCTCCCCTAAAAAAATTCCAGATTTTTCTCTTTTTAAAAAAATTGAAAAGTTTTTTCGCTCTAAAGGGTTTGAAGTAATATATTTTGTTGGTGAAGCTGATAGCTGGATTAAAAATTTTACTCAAAATTTTTGGGAATGTTTTGATCCCTTAATATTGGCTAAAGCTCTTAAATTGGCTAAAATTTTTATTGGAGTTGATAGCGGAGTATCTCATCTTGCAAGTTATTTAGGAATTAAATCCTTTATTTTTTATGGTCCTACAGATATTCTCTTATGGAAACCTATAGGAAAAAATTATAAAATTATTTCTCTTAACTTAGAATGTAGCCCTTGCTTTCCAAATGTATGTAAAGAAAAACCTTGTTTAGATCCTGATTTACTTTTTTATAAATTTCTAAAATCTTTAAATGATTTATAG
- a CDS encoding HDOD domain-containing protein, with product MKRQILERIFDKVDTIPAFPKVAFQALELLKKEDVDFRELERIIKSDPGITANFLKIVNSPAFGLPQKIDSLFKAFMFLGINQIKFIVVASVAKKYFSKDLIGYGISVEDIWFHSLACGIIAEEIAFDIGFSPAKIETVYIASILHDIGKIVLDLYTKLEIKEFQKIAREKVDWDFIQIEWLVLGVDHGLVGAHLLERWEFPKYISFAIRAHHDSDLMLQSDIASIVALSNILANMLGIGGGVDVFNYRVPENLLKNLNIEPEKIYKYLKVGLYKSLLIQKEFV from the coding sequence ATGAAAAGGCAAATTTTAGAAAGAATTTTTGATAAAGTAGATACTATTCCTGCTTTTCCTAAGGTAGCTTTTCAAGCCCTTGAATTATTAAAAAAGGAAGATGTAGATTTTAGAGAACTTGAAAGAATAATAAAAAGTGACCCAGGAATTACTGCAAATTTTTTAAAAATTGTAAATTCACCAGCCTTTGGTTTACCCCAGAAAATAGATTCTTTATTTAAAGCTTTTATGTTTTTAGGAATTAATCAGATTAAATTTATTGTTGTAGCCTCAGTTGCAAAAAAATATTTTAGTAAAGATTTAATAGGCTATGGAATTAGTGTAGAAGATATATGGTTTCATTCACTTGCTTGTGGAATTATAGCTGAAGAGATAGCTTTTGATATTGGTTTTTCACCAGCAAAAATAGAAACAGTATATATAGCCTCAATTTTACATGATATAGGTAAAATAGTACTTGATCTATATACTAAATTAGAAATTAAAGAATTCCAAAAAATTGCAAGGGAAAAGGTAGATTGGGATTTTATTCAGATAGAGTGGTTAGTTTTAGGGGTGGATCATGGACTTGTAGGAGCTCATTTATTAGAAAGGTGGGAATTTCCCAAATATATTTCCTTTGCTATAAGAGCTCATCATGATAGTGATCTTATGCTTCAAAGTGATATAGCAAGTATTGTGGCGCTTTCAAATATTTTGGCAAATATGCTTGGGATAGGTGGAGGAGTAGATGTGTTTAATTATAGGGTTCCTGAAAATTTATTAAAAAATCTTAATATAGAGCCAGAAAAAATATACAAATATCTAAAAGTTGGGTTATATAAATCTTTATTAATTCAAAAAGAATTTGTTTAA
- a CDS encoding endonuclease Q family protein: protein MKKNQKLPSEELLKTTFIADLHIHSKYSRACSKFMEIPFLAETGKLKGLQVIGTGDFTHPMWLKELKENLEYDTKSGLYFFNKLPDGPKFILTSEISLIFSKNNKSNRRVHLIIIAPDFETVEEINLYLSKLGNLLIDGRPTFGIDCEKLTLDLIKISEKILIIPAHAWTPWYSVFGAFSGFDSLEEAFGEATPYIYAIETGLSSDPEMNWRISKLDNITLISCSDAHSPSKLGREATAFFLSFNL, encoded by the coding sequence ATGAAAAAAAATCAAAAACTCCCTTCTGAAGAGCTTCTTAAAACTACCTTTATTGCAGATTTACATATTCATTCTAAATACAGTCGTGCCTGTAGTAAATTTATGGAAATTCCTTTTTTAGCTGAAACAGGAAAATTAAAGGGGCTTCAAGTTATAGGAACTGGTGATTTTACTCATCCTATGTGGTTAAAAGAATTAAAAGAGAATTTAGAATATGACACAAAATCAGGGCTCTATTTTTTTAATAAACTCCCTGATGGACCCAAATTTATTCTCACTTCTGAAATATCACTTATTTTTTCTAAAAACAATAAATCCAATAGAAGGGTGCATCTTATTATAATAGCCCCAGATTTTGAAACTGTAGAAGAAATAAATCTCTATTTATCAAAACTCGGAAATCTCCTTATAGATGGAAGACCTACCTTTGGAATAGATTGTGAAAAACTAACTTTAGACCTGATTAAAATCTCTGAAAAAATTTTAATTATACCTGCACATGCTTGGACTCCTTGGTATTCAGTTTTTGGTGCATTTTCAGGTTTTGATTCCTTAGAAGAAGCCTTTGGAGAAGCTACTCCTTACATTTATGCTATAGAAACCGGTCTTTCATCTGACCCGGAAATGAATTGGAGAATTTCTAAACTTGATAATATCACTTTAATATCTTGTTCAGATGCCCATTCTCCTTCTAAATTAGGAAGAGAAGCAACAGCCTTTTTTTTATCCTTTAACTTATGA
- the yedF gene encoding sulfurtransferase-like selenium metabolism protein YedF has protein sequence MKEINAKGLPCPQPVIKTKEALENLKEGEKIKVIVDNETALKNIQKFVNSQGHKILSIEKLNSDFLIIIEKVEGKEKEITISCELEPEKDEGLFVVIATDTMGKDEGLGKILMKAYFETMLAHNLFPKKIFFMNRGVFLTTQEEEIISILKELEKRGVEIFSCGTCLKYYQLEDKLKVGHRAGTDVYLEGIFYSKKTVWIG, from the coding sequence ATGAAAGAAATTAATGCTAAAGGACTTCCTTGCCCTCAACCTGTAATTAAAACAAAAGAAGCTTTGGAAAATTTAAAAGAAGGAGAAAAAATAAAAGTAATAGTTGATAATGAAACAGCTTTAAAAAATATTCAAAAATTTGTTAATTCACAAGGACATAAAATTCTTTCTATAGAAAAATTAAATTCGGACTTCTTAATTATCATTGAAAAAGTAGAAGGTAAAGAGAAAGAAATTACTATTAGTTGTGAACTTGAGCCTGAAAAAGATGAGGGTCTTTTTGTAGTTATTGCAACTGATACCATGGGAAAAGATGAAGGTCTTGGAAAAATTCTTATGAAAGCTTATTTTGAAACTATGCTTGCTCATAATCTTTTTCCTAAAAAGATTTTTTTTATGAATAGAGGTGTTTTTCTAACTACTCAAGAGGAAGAAATTATTTCTATATTAAAGGAACTTGAAAAAAGAGGGGTAGAAATTTTTAGTTGTGGAACCTGCTTGAAATATTATCAATTAGAAGATAAATTAAAAGTTGGACATAGAGCAGGAACTGATGTATATTTAGAAGGAATTTTTTATTCTAAAAAAACAGTATGGATTGGATAA
- a CDS encoding DHA2 family efflux MFS transporter permease subunit: protein MKPIEFYYQVTPLERIAITITLMIGHFLAILNTTVVNTIMPKLLGPLSTDLYGVQWVGISYMISAAITLLFVETFSRYVGYALCYTIGLILFITFSAFSGLANSLPQMIIFRSFQGVGEAFIMATAQTILLNVYPPEKRGTAMGIYSLGVSFAPALGPTVGGFLTEYISWRWAFYINVPIGILDLVAAISFLPYTLGKRKEFSFNFISYGLISLATIFLLIAVSKGQQYGWFQSTFIVSFLILSLTFYSLYFASEIMSKKPLIDFKIYTIPEFGLAMAFQFFILGFVMYQVFYLIPIYYQNLKGLTTFQAGLHMLSYASFTGIFAIISGKLSDKFSPIIILSINFLILSVTTIFLLPKLNYYTPALKAAILTIPLGIAMGCFFAPLTTLAFRNLGEKTGLGVVLFHYQRFVGGSIGIAIATNTLEKRTNYHFLRITELQEFRYINMLVEKWWYNAQKYFSEAYAFKKAKALLYKTEYIQALSFAFQDAFKQTFFWTQIGGIFLIILILYKFKILTFKSSIYNKKLIKNFR from the coding sequence ATGAAACCAATAGAATTTTATTATCAAGTTACCCCATTAGAAAGAATAGCTATAACTATCACCCTTATGATCGGTCATTTCTTAGCTATTTTAAATACAACAGTTGTAAATACTATTATGCCCAAACTTTTAGGTCCTCTATCTACAGATTTATATGGAGTTCAGTGGGTAGGTATAAGTTATATGATTTCTGCAGCTATTACTCTTTTATTTGTAGAAACTTTTTCAAGATACGTAGGTTATGCTTTATGTTATACAATAGGGCTTATTCTTTTTATTACCTTTAGTGCCTTTTCTGGTTTAGCCAATAGTTTACCTCAGATGATTATTTTTAGAAGTTTTCAAGGTGTTGGAGAAGCTTTTATTATGGCCACAGCTCAGACCATTCTTCTTAATGTATATCCTCCAGAAAAGAGAGGAACTGCTATGGGAATTTATAGTTTGGGAGTAAGTTTTGCCCCAGCTTTAGGTCCTACAGTAGGAGGGTTTCTTACAGAATATATTTCTTGGAGATGGGCATTTTATATTAATGTACCTATAGGAATTCTTGATTTAGTTGCTGCAATTTCTTTTCTACCTTATACCTTAGGAAAGAGAAAAGAGTTTTCTTTTAATTTTATAAGTTACGGTTTAATCTCACTGGCAACTATTTTTTTACTTATAGCTGTGTCAAAGGGTCAGCAATATGGTTGGTTCCAGTCTACTTTTATAGTATCCTTTCTTATTTTAAGTTTAACTTTTTATTCCCTTTATTTTGCTTCTGAAATTATGAGTAAAAAGCCACTTATAGATTTTAAAATTTATACTATCCCAGAATTTGGTTTAGCAATGGCTTTTCAGTTTTTTATTTTAGGATTTGTTATGTATCAAGTTTTTTATTTAATCCCTATATATTACCAAAATTTAAAAGGGCTTACTACTTTTCAAGCAGGTCTTCACATGCTTTCTTATGCCTCATTTACAGGTATTTTTGCAATTATTTCAGGAAAACTTTCTGATAAATTTTCTCCCATAATTATTCTTTCTATTAATTTTTTAATTCTTAGTGTCACTACTATTTTTCTTTTGCCTAAGTTAAATTATTATACCCCTGCTTTAAAAGCAGCAATTTTAACCATCCCCTTAGGTATTGCCATGGGATGTTTTTTTGCACCTTTAACCACTTTAGCTTTTAGGAATCTGGGAGAAAAAACAGGCTTAGGGGTGGTGCTATTTCATTATCAAAGATTTGTAGGTGGTTCAATAGGAATTGCCATAGCTACCAATACCCTTGAAAAAAGAACAAATTATCACTTTTTGAGAATTACAGAACTTCAAGAATTTAGATACATAAATATGTTAGTGGAAAAATGGTGGTATAATGCTCAAAAATATTTTTCAGAGGCTTATGCTTTCAAAAAAGCAAAGGCACTTTTATATAAAACAGAATATATTCAGGCTTTAAGTTTTGCTTTTCAAGATGCATTTAAACAGACCTTCTTTTGGACTCAAATAGGAGGTATATTTCTCATTATTTTGATACTTTATAAATTTAAGATATTGACATTTAAAAGTTCTATCTATAATAAAAAACTAATTAAGAATTTTAGATAA
- the dnaX gene encoding DNA polymerase III subunit gamma/tau, whose translation MSYLVLARRYRPQSFKEVIGQNHVIKTLTNALKHQKLSHALLFSGIKGTGKTTVARIIAKALNCQNLIDNYEPCNECSNCLEISKGIFVDVIEIDAASNRGIDQIRELIENLKFAPVKGKVKVYIIDEAHMLTREASNALLKSLEEPPSHVYFILATTEPNKLLPTILSRCQRYDFKRLEHPLIVKYLKEVCEKENYQIEEEALELIAKEAQGSLRDALSLLDQAMAYGSKTKEDIITAFGWHETILVEEIASILLEKNLKKALEFAQRVYEQGIDLIYLMEKLTEFFRELLVMKAFPKESKIGFHTLGIRDLVLENELEDILLIFQSLVRDLEILRKSSYPQLQFELALLRICEYGKFVPIKDLIEKLDQVTVNHFSFSISASTMQEHQEIKEKSWENFVKEIKKENLPLYGLVSSLPKPEIKADEIFLKISSSLNIIESPYYKLLKEKIESYFNKPFRVEIEEKKRLTLEEVKERPEVKAILKTLSAKIAYIQPLKE comes from the coding sequence ATGTCATATTTAGTTTTAGCACGTCGTTATCGTCCACAAAGTTTTAAAGAAGTAATAGGACAAAATCATGTGATAAAAACTTTAACCAATGCACTTAAACATCAAAAACTTTCTCATGCCCTTTTATTTTCAGGTATAAAAGGAACTGGGAAAACTACAGTAGCAAGAATTATTGCTAAAGCTTTAAATTGTCAAAATCTTATAGATAATTACGAACCCTGTAATGAGTGTTCTAATTGCTTAGAAATTAGCAAAGGAATATTTGTAGATGTTATAGAAATTGATGCAGCTTCAAATAGGGGAATTGATCAAATAAGAGAACTTATTGAAAATTTAAAATTCGCTCCAGTTAAAGGAAAAGTAAAAGTTTATATAATAGATGAAGCACATATGCTCACCAGAGAAGCTTCTAATGCTTTGTTAAAATCTTTGGAAGAGCCACCTTCCCATGTTTATTTTATACTTGCAACTACAGAACCTAACAAACTTTTACCTACCATTCTTTCAAGATGCCAAAGATATGATTTTAAAAGATTGGAACATCCATTAATAGTTAAATATCTGAAAGAGGTTTGTGAAAAAGAAAATTATCAAATAGAAGAAGAGGCTTTAGAACTTATTGCTAAAGAAGCACAAGGAAGTTTAAGAGATGCCCTTTCCTTGCTTGATCAGGCAATGGCATACGGAAGTAAAACTAAAGAAGATATAATCACAGCTTTTGGTTGGCATGAGACTATATTAGTGGAAGAAATCGCAAGTATTCTTTTAGAAAAAAATCTTAAAAAAGCTTTAGAATTTGCTCAAAGAGTTTATGAACAAGGAATAGATTTAATATATCTAATGGAAAAATTAACAGAATTTTTCAGAGAACTTTTAGTTATGAAAGCATTTCCTAAGGAAAGTAAAATAGGATTCCATACTCTTGGAATTAGAGATCTTGTCCTCGAAAATGAACTTGAAGATATCTTGTTAATATTTCAAAGTTTAGTAAGAGATCTCGAAATATTAAGAAAAAGTAGTTATCCTCAGCTTCAATTTGAACTTGCCCTGCTTAGAATTTGCGAATATGGGAAATTTGTTCCTATAAAAGATCTAATAGAAAAACTTGATCAAGTAACAGTTAATCATTTTTCTTTTTCTATTTCTGCTTCGACTATGCAAGAACATCAGGAAATAAAAGAAAAAAGTTGGGAAAATTTTGTAAAAGAAATTAAAAAAGAAAATTTACCTCTTTATGGGTTGGTAAGCAGTTTACCAAAGCCTGAAATAAAAGCAGATGAAATATTTTTAAAAATAAGCTCATCTTTAAATATCATTGAGTCTCCTTATTATAAGCTTTTAAAAGAAAAAATAGAAAGCTACTTTAATAAACCTTTTAGAGTTGAAATAGAAGAGAAAAAGAGACTTACTTTAGAAGAGGTAAAAGAAAGACCTGAAGTAAAGGCAATTTTAAAAACTTTATCAGCTAAAATAGCTTATATACAACCTTTAAAGGAGTAA
- the dprA gene encoding DNA-processing protein DprA: MEEKLFWLGFYLKERNIFKTIKYFEEGIDIREIISFKKYSENEIIDLAKKEIERAKKENTKIYFIKDKEFPEKLKTISYAPLFLYVKGKLLKDKNLIAIIGSRKPTSYGKEVAYKFSKKLAENGVGIVSGFARGIDSISHKGTLDGNGYTIGVLGCGINIIYPAENRELFERIIKSGGAIISEFPFDTKPRKENFPMRNRIISGLCEGIVVIEAGKKSGTLITAKWALNQGREVFAIPGSIFSSQSEGTHYLIKEGANVITSPEEILAYFGWGEEKNLSREKIEVELTEEEKEILSLLSSYPQHVEEIFAKVNKSPFEVLSILTELELKGLVENLPGKYIKLKVNL; encoded by the coding sequence ATGGAAGAAAAACTTTTTTGGCTTGGTTTTTATCTTAAAGAGAGAAATATTTTTAAAACTATAAAATACTTTGAAGAAGGAATAGATATAAGAGAAATTATAAGTTTTAAAAAGTATTCGGAAAATGAAATAATTGATTTAGCAAAAAAGGAGATAGAAAGAGCTAAAAAGGAGAACACTAAAATTTATTTTATTAAGGATAAGGAATTTCCTGAGAAATTAAAAACTATTTCCTATGCACCGCTATTTTTATATGTAAAAGGGAAGCTTTTAAAAGATAAAAATTTAATTGCTATTATAGGCTCAAGAAAGCCTACTTCTTATGGAAAAGAAGTAGCTTATAAATTTTCTAAGAAATTGGCAGAAAATGGTGTAGGGATAGTTTCTGGGTTTGCAAGAGGAATTGATAGTATTTCTCATAAAGGGACTTTAGACGGGAATGGCTATACAATAGGGGTTCTTGGCTGTGGCATAAATATTATCTATCCTGCTGAAAATAGAGAACTTTTTGAAAGGATTATTAAAAGTGGTGGAGCAATAATTTCAGAATTTCCTTTTGATACAAAACCAAGAAAAGAAAATTTCCCTATGAGAAATAGGATTATAAGTGGTCTTTGCGAAGGAATTGTAGTTATAGAGGCTGGTAAAAAAAGCGGAACCTTAATAACTGCTAAATGGGCGTTAAATCAAGGAAGAGAAGTTTTTGCTATTCCAGGAAGTATTTTTTCTTCTCAAAGCGAAGGAACTCATTACCTTATAAAGGAGGGAGCAAATGTTATTACTTCTCCTGAAGAAATTTTAGCTTATTTTGGATGGGGTGAAGAAAAAAATTTATCAAGAGAAAAAATAGAGGTCGAACTAACAGAAGAAGAAAAAGAAATACTTTCTCTTTTATCTTCTTATCCCCAACATGTTGAAGAGATATTTGCTAAAGTAAATAAATCTCCTTTTGAAGTCCTTTCTATTCTTACAGAATTAGAACTTAAAGGATTAGTAGAAAATTTACCAGGAAAATATATAAAGCTCAAAGTAAATCTTTAA
- the purE gene encoding 5-(carboxyamino)imidazole ribonucleotide mutase — MKVGILMGSDSDLPIMKESAEILEFFEIPYEISIISAHRTSEKALEYAKTAEERGIEVIIAGAGGAAHLPGVIASLTLIPVIGVPIKSNFLDGLDSLLSIVQMPAGIPVATVAINNAKNAALLAIHILSIKYPELKEKLKKYREEMKNKVIEKNEKLQTLGYKKYLSGS, encoded by the coding sequence ATGAAAGTAGGTATTCTTATGGGAAGCGATTCAGATCTTCCTATTATGAAAGAATCAGCAGAAATTTTAGAATTTTTTGAAATTCCTTATGAAATATCTATTATATCTGCTCATAGAACCTCTGAAAAAGCTTTAGAATATGCAAAAACTGCTGAAGAAAGAGGTATTGAGGTAATAATTGCAGGAGCAGGGGGAGCAGCCCATCTTCCTGGAGTTATAGCTTCTCTAACTCTTATCCCTGTAATAGGAGTTCCTATAAAAAGCAATTTTTTAGATGGGCTTGATTCTCTTTTATCAATTGTTCAAATGCCAGCAGGAATTCCTGTTGCTACAGTAGCTATAAATAATGCTAAAAATGCAGCTCTGCTTGCAATTCATATCCTTTCTATTAAATATCCTGAATTAAAAGAAAAACTTAAAAAATATAGAGAAGAGATGAAAAATAAAGTAATAGAAAAAAACGAAAAACTTCAAACTCTGGGATATAAAAAATACTTATCAGGTAGCTAA
- a CDS encoding YbaB/EbfC family nucleoid-associated protein, with the protein MKIPPQFQQLFKEMQKIQKKLEETQKQLEEKTVTVQVGGGMVTVTANGKQEILSIEIEKELINPEEKEMLEDLIIAGVNEALKRSKEMVEEELSKITGGLKLPGLNLPGLF; encoded by the coding sequence ATGAAAATACCACCTCAATTTCAACAATTATTTAAAGAGATGCAAAAAATTCAAAAAAAACTTGAAGAAACACAAAAACAACTTGAAGAAAAAACAGTAACTGTTCAAGTAGGTGGTGGAATGGTTACAGTAACAGCAAACGGTAAACAAGAAATTCTTTCTATTGAAATTGAAAAGGAACTTATAAATCCTGAAGAAAAAGAAATGTTAGAAGATCTTATTATTGCAGGAGTAAATGAGGCTTTAAAAAGATCTAAAGAAATGGTAGAAGAGGAATTATCTAAAATTACAGGTGGACTTAAATTACCAGGGTTAAATCTCCCTGGACTTTTTTAA
- the purD gene encoding phosphoribosylamine--glycine ligase produces the protein MRVLVLGGGGREHTICYSLSKSPKLEKLFCIPGNGGISEIAETIENISMTDFDNIIKFCKENKIDLVIPGPEEPLVKGLKDSLNKEGIKVFGPDTIGALLEGSKSFAKEIMSKAGIPTAKFEVFDEPSKAKAYIEKKGAPIVVKADGLCAGKGVFVCETKEEAIKAIEKIMEEKIFGEAGNKVVIEEKLVGEEASYIVITDGYNFKALPTSQDHKRLLDNDEGPNTGGMGAYSPTPLIDKELKEKIEEKIIKPTLKILEKEGHPYVGFLYAGLMIVNKEPYVLEFNCRLGDPEAQAILPRVENDFLEIIEMALEKNLNKIDLKEKSESAVCVVMASKGYPGKYEKGKKIEGLEKASQIPGVLIFHAGTKKINNEFYTNGGRVLGVTALDKNIPLAIEKAYKAVSMIYFEGAHYRKDIGKKAFKYLAT, from the coding sequence ATGAGGGTTCTGGTTTTAGGTGGTGGAGGAAGAGAACATACAATCTGTTATTCCCTTTCTAAAAGTCCTAAGCTTGAAAAATTATTTTGTATTCCAGGAAATGGAGGAATTTCAGAAATAGCAGAAACTATAGAAAATATCTCTATGACAGATTTTGATAATATTATCAAATTTTGTAAGGAAAATAAGATTGATCTTGTAATTCCTGGTCCTGAAGAGCCTTTAGTAAAAGGATTAAAGGATTCATTAAATAAAGAGGGAATTAAAGTTTTTGGTCCAGACACTATTGGAGCACTTTTAGAAGGAAGTAAATCTTTTGCTAAGGAAATTATGAGTAAAGCTGGTATTCCTACTGCAAAATTTGAAGTTTTTGATGAACCTTCAAAAGCTAAAGCTTATATAGAAAAAAAGGGAGCACCTATAGTAGTGAAAGCTGATGGGCTTTGTGCTGGAAAAGGAGTTTTTGTTTGTGAAACAAAAGAAGAAGCTATTAAGGCAATTGAAAAAATAATGGAAGAAAAAATTTTTGGAGAAGCTGGAAATAAAGTAGTAATTGAAGAAAAATTAGTAGGAGAAGAGGCGTCCTATATTGTGATTACAGATGGTTATAACTTTAAGGCTTTGCCAACTTCTCAAGATCATAAAAGACTTCTTGATAATGATGAAGGACCTAACACAGGTGGAATGGGAGCTTATTCACCAACTCCACTTATAGATAAGGAGCTTAAAGAAAAAATTGAAGAAAAAATAATAAAACCTACTTTAAAAATCCTTGAAAAAGAGGGTCATCCCTATGTAGGATTTTTGTATGCAGGACTTATGATAGTTAATAAAGAACCCTACGTACTTGAGTTTAATTGCAGACTTGGAGATCCAGAAGCCCAAGCCATTCTTCCCAGAGTAGAAAATGATTTTCTTGAGATTATAGAGATGGCTTTAGAAAAAAATCTTAATAAAATTGATTTAAAAGAAAAAAGTGAATCAGCAGTTTGTGTGGTTATGGCAAGTAAAGGTTATCCAGGAAAATATGAAAAGGGTAAGAAAATAGAAGGGCTTGAAAAAGCCTCTCAAATTCCCGGAGTTCTTATTTTCCATGCAGGAACAAAAAAAATTAATAATGAATTTTACACAAATGGAGGAAGAGTTTTAGGGGTAACAGCTCTTGATAAAAATATTCCTTTAGCTATAGAAAAAGCTTACAAAGCAGTATCAATGATTTATTTTGAAGGAGCACATTACAGAAAAGATATAGGAAAAAAAGCTTTTAAATACTTAGCTACCTGA